Proteins from a genomic interval of Ferrovibrio terrae:
- a CDS encoding SUF system Fe-S cluster assembly protein, which translates to MSAPEEIDQNPPAGGAAGHDELRDQVIETIKTVFDPEIPVNIYELGLIYKVDVNEARDVQIDMTLTSPNCPAAQSMPAEVEQKTRSIPGVGEVTIDVVWDPPWGPEHMSEAARLELGVM; encoded by the coding sequence ATGTCGGCGCCTGAAGAAATTGATCAGAACCCCCCGGCAGGCGGCGCTGCCGGCCATGACGAGCTGCGCGACCAGGTGATCGAGACGATCAAGACCGTCTTCGACCCCGAGATTCCGGTTAACATTTACGAATTGGGCCTTATATACAAGGTAGACGTAAACGAGGCCCGGGATGTCCAGATCGACATGACCCTGACCTCGCCGAACTGTCCGGCCGCCCAGTCGATGCCTGCCGAGGTGGAGCAGAAGACCCGCTCCATCCCCGGTGTCGGCGAGGTGACCATTGATGTCGTTTGGGATCCGCCGTGGGGCCCGGAGCATATGTCCGAGGCGGCCCGGCTTGAACTGGGTGTGATGTGA